In Streptomonospora litoralis, one DNA window encodes the following:
- a CDS encoding helix-turn-helix domain-containing protein, which translates to MTHTRPRAPYRPYRFDHTAFKAELQRRGLEISDLAERTGLSAPGLFKILRGARPYPRAETYQAILTALDLEDGALLVESTPAAAP; encoded by the coding sequence ATGACGCACACCCGACCCCGAGCGCCGTACCGGCCGTACCGGTTCGACCACACGGCTTTCAAGGCTGAGCTGCAACGACGCGGGCTCGAGATCAGCGACCTCGCCGAGCGCACCGGCCTGAGCGCGCCAGGACTGTTCAAGATCCTGCGCGGCGCGCGCCCCTACCCGCGCGCCGAGACGTACCAGGCGATCCTCACCGCGCTCGACCTGGAGGACGGCGCGCTGCTCGTCGAGAGCACACCCGCGGCCGCCCCGTGA